Proteins encoded in a region of the Leptospira montravelensis genome:
- a CDS encoding rhodanese: MKTNLFFKLIALITAGFIGACGGTKKNKDIENLLLVALALSPGIKVNTAVDLAKESNENYNLNEYGLITPSTLGKWVNNWSGTKPAEINGKLVILQNGVNPRGTGGTGTQAGKEYIGGNGNDVVVYSFNFASGANANDGGDGFSQKRNNGLADTISIIADGAHIDKILNQYGIDPANDLIVLVSTADAASHVQGTLRAFYSFRYWGFDHKNLAFLNGTLPRLIDTEGNFVPFSTTTNTPPGYNNRYSVKSLRVDNTILMLPLEDVIKAVKAPNNVTIAGLTSSVFVSDARSSASAAEYNGTIKSTQSETSGKYVGFEGRIKGAKDVPWTGLLDTEHRFKSKADLKAYFDARGYQSGQTAIQLCRTNNRSQVTGFSYIAILGYPSTYYDGSWIEWGSLTGAGPAPKLPSDSPFRTDVPELSEVITYNVAGDVDNNLPTNLNISATTTRKIIEDDKAYKR; the protein is encoded by the coding sequence ATGAAAACCAATCTATTTTTCAAATTGATTGCGCTGATTACCGCGGGGTTCATCGGAGCCTGCGGTGGCACAAAAAAGAATAAGGATATCGAAAACTTACTGTTAGTTGCACTGGCCCTCTCGCCGGGAATTAAAGTCAATACTGCAGTTGATTTAGCAAAAGAATCGAACGAAAATTACAACCTCAATGAATACGGACTTATTACTCCTTCCACTTTAGGAAAATGGGTGAACAACTGGTCGGGAACAAAACCAGCAGAGATCAACGGAAAACTTGTGATCTTACAAAATGGAGTTAATCCAAGAGGAACAGGAGGAACAGGTACACAGGCAGGAAAAGAATACATCGGCGGAAATGGAAACGATGTGGTTGTGTATTCCTTCAATTTTGCAAGTGGTGCAAACGCCAATGATGGCGGAGACGGTTTTAGTCAAAAAAGAAACAATGGACTAGCGGATACAATATCTATCATTGCAGACGGTGCTCATATTGATAAGATCTTAAATCAATATGGAATTGATCCAGCCAATGACTTAATTGTCTTAGTTTCTACTGCCGATGCAGCAAGTCATGTACAAGGAACATTAAGAGCGTTTTACTCTTTTCGTTATTGGGGATTTGATCATAAAAATCTAGCCTTTCTTAATGGGACACTCCCAAGGCTCATTGACACCGAAGGAAATTTTGTTCCCTTTAGTACTACAACAAATACACCTCCAGGATATAACAATCGCTACAGTGTAAAAAGTTTGAGAGTAGACAATACAATTTTAATGCTTCCATTAGAAGATGTAATTAAAGCGGTAAAAGCACCTAATAATGTAACTATTGCTGGCCTTACTTCTAGTGTCTTTGTTTCTGATGCAAGATCTTCCGCAAGTGCAGCCGAATACAATGGAACCATTAAAAGTACTCAATCAGAAACTTCAGGAAAGTATGTAGGTTTTGAAGGTAGGATTAAAGGTGCCAAAGATGTTCCTTGGACTGGACTTTTGGATACAGAACACAGATTTAAATCAAAAGCAGATTTAAAAGCTTACTTTGACGCAAGAGGTTATCAATCAGGCCAAACAGCGATCCAACTTTGCCGAACAAACAATAGGTCACAGGTAACTGGATTCTCTTATATTGCCATCTTAGGTTACCCTTCAACATACTATGATGGTAGTTGGATTGAATGGGGAAGTTTAACTGGTGCGGGACCTGCTCCTAAGTTACCTTCCGACTCTCCTTTTAGAACTGACGTACCTGAACTTTCTGAAGTGATTACTTACAATGTTGCTG
- a CDS encoding helix-turn-helix domain-containing protein codes for METEIESFSVTTENERNVDEVLTVVLGETLKRRRLELGLSMEKLSQISTVSRGMLGLIESGKTTPSIGILWKLSKSLRIPIGEMIPDLFAQSPRFIGANEGKRWISPKNTAESRVFYQEERDKLSIVEWKIISGKVSQFSHLPSAFDIKIYQIIGNTRIKLKTKDLVLGPADSAFFPIAELEFVENDSIEESKFLWISSKKTR; via the coding sequence ATGGAAACAGAAATTGAAAGTTTTTCGGTCACAACAGAAAACGAAAGAAATGTAGATGAAGTTTTAACAGTTGTTCTTGGAGAAACCTTAAAAAGAAGACGACTTGAACTCGGATTATCTATGGAAAAGCTCTCGCAAATTTCTACTGTTAGCCGAGGCATGCTTGGTTTAATCGAATCAGGTAAAACTACTCCGAGTATAGGAATTCTCTGGAAGTTATCTAAATCACTGCGAATCCCTATTGGTGAAATGATTCCTGATTTGTTTGCTCAATCCCCTCGTTTTATAGGTGCCAATGAAGGTAAACGTTGGATTTCACCTAAAAATACTGCCGAATCTAGAGTTTTTTATCAGGAGGAAAGAGATAAACTAAGTATTGTAGAATGGAAAATAATTAGTGGTAAAGTTTCACAATTCTCTCATTTACCATCCGCCTTTGATATCAAAATCTATCAAATCATTGGAAACACTAGAATCAAATTAAAAACGAAAGACCTTGTTTTAGGACCAGCAGATAGTGCCTTTTTTCCTATTGCGGAATTAGAATTTGTTGAAAATGATTCTATAGAGGAATCAAAATTCCTTTGGATTTCCTCGAAAAAAACCAGATAG